Proteins encoded by one window of Prosthecobacter vanneervenii:
- a CDS encoding serine/threonine-protein kinase — protein MSDSPSPAPQPRTGGSWRWEPPSPEALQKMLPQYEIHMLVGRGGMGAVYKGTQLSLDRAVAIKVLPPAVEQQDAAFAERFKNEARLMGRMNHPAIVGVYDFGSTADGQLYFVMEYVDGTDIHQMIAREGRLPPQHALAITAHLCDALGYAHKQGIVHRDIKPSNVLIDVEGRVKVADFGLAKLTSQSQHSSLTQTGMAMGTPDYVAPEAFTLGRV, from the coding sequence ATGAGTGACTCCCCCAGCCCAGCCCCTCAGCCCCGGACCGGTGGGAGCTGGCGCTGGGAGCCGCCCAGCCCGGAGGCGCTGCAAAAAATGCTGCCCCAGTATGAGATTCACATGCTCGTCGGTCGTGGCGGCATGGGCGCAGTCTATAAAGGCACCCAGCTCAGCCTCGACCGCGCAGTAGCCATCAAGGTCCTCCCACCCGCCGTCGAGCAGCAGGACGCGGCCTTCGCGGAGCGCTTTAAAAACGAAGCCCGCCTCATGGGCCGCATGAACCACCCAGCCATCGTCGGCGTTTATGACTTCGGCAGCACCGCAGACGGCCAGCTCTATTTTGTCATGGAGTACGTGGATGGCACCGACATCCATCAGATGATCGCACGGGAAGGCAGGTTGCCTCCACAGCATGCCCTGGCCATCACCGCCCATCTCTGCGATGCCCTGGGTTACGCCCACAAGCAGGGCATCGTCCATCGCGACATCAAGCCCTCCAACGTGCTCATCGATGTCGAGGGCCGCGTCAAAGTCGCCGACTTCGGCCTGGCCAAGCTCACCAGTCAATCTCAGCACTCCAGCCTCACCCAAACCGGCATGGCCATGGGTACGCCAGACTATGTGGCACCCGAAGCCTTCACCCTAGGCCGTGTTTGA